The Myxococcota bacterium genomic sequence GGCCACGGTCGGCGCCTCGCCGATGAGCCTGCTCGGCGGCGTGGCCGGCAACCCCGACTTCGTGCTGACTCCCGCGCGGCTCGACGCGCTGCGCGCGATCGAGGGCACCATGCGCATCGAGGTGAGCGGCCAGCGCCCGTGGGGCGTGGTGCTCCACTTCGGCGCCCCGCCCATCCCCGAAGTGACCACCAAGGTCGCCATCAGCGACGAGTCCTTCGCGCAGCTCCTGGCCGGCGCTCTCGATCTCCAGGGCGCGTTCATGGGCGGCAAGCTCCTGCTCGACGGCAACGTCGAGGTGCCCATGAAGATGGCCATGGCCATCATGACCCCCGCCTGAGCGGGTCCCGGTCGCGCACAGCCCGACCCACCACCCGCGCCAGGGCAGCAAGCGAGCGCGGAAGCGCGAGCGCGCAGCGAGCCGCAGGCGAGCGAAGAGTGGGTGGCCGGGCTTCGCCCGGCCGGGCCCCACTCAGGTAGGCATGGCGACTTCGCGCAGCAGCTCGATCTGGTCCAGCGCCTTGCCGGCGCCCGCCGCCACCGCCGTGAACGGGTCGTCGCCGCGCACGATCGGGAGCTTGGTCTCCTGGCGCAGGAGCTGGTCGAAGTCGCGCAGGAGCGCGCCGCCGCCCACGAGCACGATGCCGCGGTCGACGATGTCGGCGGCCAGCTCCGGCGGGGTGCGCTCGAGCGTCTGCAGGACCGTATCGATGATCTGGTGGATCGGCTCGGCGAGCGCCTCGCGCACCTCGTCGGACGAGAGCACGATCATCTTCGGGATGCCGGCGACCAGGTCGCGGCCCTTGATCTCCATGGTCTTGCTGGGGCCGTTGGACATGGCCGTGCCGATGGTGATCTTGATGATCTCTGCCGTCCGCTCACCGACCAGGAGATTGTGCTTGCGCTTCACGTAGTGGATGATCGCCTCGTCGAGCTTGTCGCCGCCGACGCGTACGGAGCTGGAAGTCACGATCCCGGCGAGTGAGATCACCGCCACGTCGGTCGTGCCTCCGCCGATGTCGATCACCATGTTGCCGGTCGGCTCGGTCACGTTGAGCCCGGCGCCGATCGCGGCGGCCATGGGCTCCTCCATGAGATACACCTCGCGCGCGCCGGCCGAGATGGCCGACTCACGCACGGCGCGCTTCTCGACCGAGGTGATGCAGGGCGGCACGCAGATCACGATGCGCGGGCGCACCAGCCGGCGACGGTTGTGCGCTTTCTGGATGAAGTAGCGCAGCATCGCCTCGGTGACTTCGAAGTCGGCAATGACTCCGTCCTTGATCGGGCGGATGGCGCGGATGGTGCCCGGCGTGCGGCCGACCATCTCCTTCGCTTCCGTGCCGACCGCCAGCACCTTGCGGGTGCCGTTCGGACCGTCCGCCACCGCCACCACCGACGGCTCACTGCAGATGATTCCCCGGCCTTTGACGTAGACGAGGACGTTCGCGGTGCCGAGGTCGATCGCCAGATCGTTCGACAAGAGCCCCGCCAGCCACCTGTACATGTGTCGCGCTCCGCGTGCATCCCGGGGCGAGAGGACCCCGAACAACGTCATTCATCGGCAGGGGGGTCGAGAACCTGAGCGGCTGCGGTGCGTTGGCTCCCGGGCTTACGGATTCGAGGGGGGCGGGCTCTGGGGGGCGTCGGGTGTGGGCGCGGCCGGGCCCGCCAGCGGCTGGTCGACCAGCTGCAGGAGCTCCTGCACGCGGCCGCGCACCTCGTCGAGCCGCGAGCGCTGGGCCGAGATCATGTCGTCGCGTTCCTGGACCGCCGTGCGCAGCACGCGTGTCTCGCTCTCGAGTGAGTCGATGCGTCCGCTGAGCGACACGTAGCTCCACACCAGGAGCACCACGGCCACCACCAGCCCGATCACGAGCGCGAGCTGCAGCCGGCTCTGTGAGTCGCGCGGCTTCGCGCTCGCGCTGCGGCCGGTGAAGCCACCGGCCGGGATCGAGCGCAGCTTCGGCTCCTGGTCCATCGCGCCTAGCTCTGGATCACGAGCTTCGAGAGCGAGGTGCGGCGCAGGTTGGTCTTCTGGATCGTGCGCACCAGCTCCGTGACCTTCTCGGTGTCGGTCTCGAACGGGTTGTTGCAGATCACGCGCACGTTCAGAAGGTTGCCCAACCGGATGTTCGACCAGTCGAGGTCGTACTGGATGTTGTTCTGGCGCGCGAGCTTGATGAAGTCGCCGCGCATGCGCGC encodes the following:
- a CDS encoding SCP2 sterol-binding domain-containing protein; the protein is MGSAASYFEKRVPEAWNRRLAEQVARGAEGADLLAKMRAADFALEIALDEGERYHLRVNGGTMRAVTASDPKPLVTLGLSNGDCEQLEATVGASPMSLLGGVAGNPDFVLTPARLDALRAIEGTMRIEVSGQRPWGVVLHFGAPPIPEVTTKVAISDESFAQLLAGALDLQGAFMGGKLLLDGNVEVPMKMAMAIMTPA
- a CDS encoding rod shape-determining protein gives rise to the protein MYRWLAGLLSNDLAIDLGTANVLVYVKGRGIICSEPSVVAVADGPNGTRKVLAVGTEAKEMVGRTPGTIRAIRPIKDGVIADFEVTEAMLRYFIQKAHNRRRLVRPRIVICVPPCITSVEKRAVRESAISAGAREVYLMEEPMAAAIGAGLNVTEPTGNMVIDIGGGTTDVAVISLAGIVTSSSVRVGGDKLDEAIIHYVKRKHNLLVGERTAEIIKITIGTAMSNGPSKTMEIKGRDLVAGIPKMIVLSSDEVREALAEPIHQIIDTVLQTLERTPPELAADIVDRGIVLVGGGALLRDFDQLLRQETKLPIVRGDDPFTAVAAGAGKALDQIELLREVAMPT